The Maniola hyperantus chromosome 6, iAphHyp1.2, whole genome shotgun sequence sequence ATGCTACGATGAAACACACATATAGACAAACCTaaatacatagactgctaaaattatAACCGTTCCTTTTCGCTTTTCCGCAGTcggataaaaaaaaccggccaagggcgagttggactcgcgcacgtagggttccgtaccattatctataaaaacggcgAAAAAAACACTtgtgttgtatgggagccccttaaatatttattttattctgtttttagtattttttgctatagcagcaacagaaatacattaGCTGAGAAAATTTCGACTGTCTATATATCAcgtttcatgagatacagcctggtgagtcttagtaatagggcctTGTTATAccatttgggtacggaaccctaaatatattATGTCCAGTTGCGTTACAAAAAACGCGTCATTTCCTGAATATTTTCATTTCTTGTgtgataaattgttttttttttgttaatatgATAAGCtatgacagcctagtggttaggacgtccgccttctaatcggaggtcgggggttcgatcccgggcacgcacctctaacttttcggagttatgtgcgttttaagtaattaaatatcacttgttttaacggtgaaggaaaacatcgtgaggaaacttgtatgcctgagagttctccgtaatgttctcaaaggtgtgtgaagtctaccaatccgcacatggccagcgtggtagactatgaccaaaacccttctcactctgagaggagacccgtgctttgtagtgagccagcgatgggttgatcatgatgatgatgatgagtttcaAGTAGGGACGTGATTGGGATTAACTCCACCCGATATTTTATCTGGTGCGAAAACTGCGCAAGATGGAATTTTGCCCCCAAAATCTCGATAAAGAATTATGGCGACTtacgataattttattttatgaaaaaaaaaaacagaaaactaagTCATTACCAGAAAATGTTTGGTTGTGTTGTGGTCAAGTTATTCcgttatttttctatttatgtATGTACGTAGAACTGTATGTTGATATaaacattttagcgtttaaactaccgtgagtgattttcattataaataatctgtcccggctgtactcacgtgtttagtcgacgctgttagcccgactagtttcgaacccatccggggtcctttttcaagggagtcatgACGCCACACacacaaccgcggcgcgtgcgcgaactgactcccttgaaaaaggaccccggatgggttcgaaactagtcgggctaacgtcgactaaacacgtgagtacagccgggacagattatttataatgaaataaacatatattttgattctttgttctcgtttagtttaaaaggacTCGGCTGGTGCCTCGTCCTGAAATCCCTTCAGAAGTCCGAGGCGAACTCTgccagtaatcgctttatttcagcccggaatgtaatgtactattacttACCCATTTTTTGCAAAACTGGTTTGTCTACTGGCATTCGACTCACACGGCATGTGCAATATTTTTGAAGCtgcattatcataatattatattatacacgtacctacttctaattaattatttagtaagtaggtacatatactcAATTAATTGGTAAATTCTTATTTCTTATCATTACTCATTAGGTATCTATCTAACTAAACTGAAAACAGGAAAACAACAAGTTTGAATTGAACTTTCCTAATTAAAAGTGCCAAAGTGCGCAAATAATATTAATCATGTATTTATGGACCGTATCTACGCAATACAATTTATGCCCTTATTATTAGCAGGTTAAATGTTGTGAACTATTTGTTTGTGCTCATTAATCAGTGATGAGTGATGATGACTCTGCAAAATATAAGATTCAAAAAACTCATTCATAATACATCGATGTTCATGATATTACATACCTAAATATGTTCTGTTGTTCTAATAGGTTctaatgggtaggtaggtatacggtataataatacctattaatgaataataataaatctttatatgAGAAAAAACAAGGGAAACACTGAGTAAACCATGGTAGTAACAAgcaaagttcctggcccccaaactaggattcccgGTGCTATGGGAAGCGCCAGTCTAACACCCGAATATTATAACGAACTTtgttttcatctcactcgctcggaaataatccgtttgccctttgaaatctgagtggaaagtgataattttgctcgctagggcgcaaagtacgagttgaaatttgAACGTGACTAACTGTGGTCTATGgttgcgtacctacttaattttaaaaacttaaaacttaatttatcacgtggtatttttaatagaaagaaaaaatcgtagatagagtaataaaggtagatacaggaacgtttgctttctcattcacagtaaaaagagagcacagataaagttactaatgtgataaacacagacgcagctaacctattttttgtcccttatcgtgtaactgaattttttcaagaatacatacaacttccatacaaggcatgcaactttatttgcgaaacaaactttgagaattcgtggcgtaattgtatttttcatgagttatttacttgttttcacataaaaaacgtttaatacaaatgttgttgatcggttaatacaaatattgactactaaacaatggtaattgtcgtgttattcaccgttacgtcgggctatcgctatctcagtctcggttacacagtactttagtctagcttttttattcagtctacgTTGTCAAATGTCAATTCAACTGTCACGTACGGCGTACGATATCTAAAtccgtagtgattatatactctttgatcTAAATCATCTGTGGTTCTTATTGTCGAATAGAAttattttattggatttttcgGGGATTATTCATGGGTTTTCATACCTAGTTTTTTAAGTAGGTGGTTTATAACATAATAACCAACATTCTGAAGTATTTAACTATGTCCTGGAATATAATTTTAAACTCgtgcaaaataaaaacaacattaCTCGGTAAGTTCTAACCTACGAACATAAgacaataaataaaagaaaataccaCTTACAAAGATATTTCTTTTGATACTAGATATGAACTAGATTATATTGATAAGAATTAAAGTGttttaacagtttttttatGAATACCTTAacttaaccctaaaaattacaaacaaaattaatttacaGATTCAGTTCGCTATGCCAGTAAAAAGACAGGAGGCAGTACAAAAAACACAAATTGTAAAGTGAGACCTAAACACAGGGGCTGGAAAGTGCAAGATGGCCACAATGTGACTAAGGGTCATATATTAGCCACTCAACTCACAACCCGCTTTCTTCCAGGATTGAATGTAAGTTAAAGCAAGTTTATttcgtttaaaataattaattgatattgtgaGTTGATAATATCAAAACCATtagcaaactagctgatgcatgTGACTTcacccgcatggatttagattgtcaaaaatccaatgggaactctttgattctatAGGGTAAAAaaagcatatgtcactctcagggtcttcaactatatccatgtaaaaatcaggtcaatctgttgctccgttgtgtgattgaaggacaatccctcaaataaacacttttgcatttataatatgggtagtaattaaGTCAGATAAGCAGCTGTCAACGGCCACTGCAAAATAAATTCGCACTTGGGAAATTAGATATCCAGATATCTTCTAAACAAGCTCGCCCCAACCTAGTCCTCATCATTATCTCACAGTAAAAAAATGCTGTAATAAGAAAAATCATACATCGTAATAGAATATGAGAAGTGAGAATCCAACATGATTTACATTCAGGCTATTTTTCTTAATGGCTTCAGCTAACAAGCTAAGCTAGCAAAGCTATAGGGTACTATGGTGATCTATAATCTTGAATTCAGCACAAAAGTAGATCTTGTGATGCAAATAACCCTAATAACTAATAAAT is a genomic window containing:
- the mRpL27 gene encoding large ribosomal subunit protein bL27m; the encoded protein is MSWNIILNSCKIKTTLLDSVRYASKKTGGSTKNTNCKVRPKHRGWKVQDGHNVTKGHILATQLTTRFLPGLNVGFGRNGTLFAIEEGKVVVTCEKFDPNWEHTWVKRIYAGREQHTIFKKYFNVIPKPQHNRFKLIDEV